The region TTAAGCTTATGAAAAGAAAATAGAAGACTCCATTAAGTTTAAGTTTATGTAAAGAACATAGAACACTCCATTAAGTTTTAGTTTATGTAAAGAACATAGAACACTCTTTTCTAATAGAACATGCCTTAACATAGAAAATAGTGATCAAGTTGAAGGCATTTTCTATTATTATCGAAAAGAACATTCCAAATTAAAAGTTTATGTAATAGAGAAATAGGCGTTGTTTGCACACTAGTACAAAAAAAAGTATTCTTTTGACCAGCTTAGCATTAGGTTATGTTTGTACACAATAGTAATTTTCCAAATTTAGTTGTAGCTACTTTCACACTTCTATCGAGATTAGAATTGAGGATGTGAGTAACAAGAATGCTTATCAATTTTTCTCAAAACAATGGTTTCTCATCCAGAGCAGAAGATAATAATAGCAACGGAAAATTGGTAATGAAACAATGATATGCAGGATTCTACCCTTTCACCTATCACCTCCTCTCTCATAAATAAAGTGTTAACAGAAATGATAATTCATTCACTTAAACTCCCACTTCACAGTTCACACAATTAAACATAGCAAGTCCTATTTGTTTCCGATTATCATCCCAAGCATGACGTCTCCAAGTAAATACCCATAATGAACACACCAAGAAACATGATGCATACTAGTGAGGTTAATTGTAATTACTTATATGAAAAATACACTAAAAAAAGTTAAGCAGAATGTTATCGCCTTATCATACACTAAGCCTGATGTTTGCATCCATGAGAAAGTTCAATATCTCTGCAGTAGCTTTTTTAGAATCCGGAGATTGCATGCATTTCCACCGCCAATACAGCGTCATTCCTCCCTTCTCAAACGTCCATGACAACTGCAACATTCACACAAACATTAATAGCCAAAACTGAAAGAAGCACCTTTGTAACTAACAAACATTTCAAAATCAACTGTGAACAAATAACAAACACTTGGTAGGCTATATTTACCCTTTTATGACCATCACCAGCATCAGCAAATGCGTATACAGAACCAGGTTGCTGAAACCCTAAATACCGCTCAGACAGCTTCACATACTCCGAAACTGGCTGGTCCCACTGAGCGGCACGCTGCTTCAACTCCTCCTCCGATGCTGAAAATTTTCAAAACCCATAAAACAAAATCAAAACTTTGAAGAAATGGGTAATGGAATACGAAAGAGGAGCGAAAAgaagttagtgattagtagtaCCGTGGCAGTACCAAGCAGTGGAACCATCGGTGATGGAGAGGTTGAAGTGTGTATCGAACCAAGTGCCCTTCACGAATATTGCTTCTTCTTTTCCATTAATGTGCAGTTTCAAGCATGTGTGTTGCTTCTTCTCCTCCATCGATCACAGTATGGAACACACAACTATGTTAATTTTGGTTACTATATAAATTTGATTAATTAAGGATTAGAAATTCATTAAAACGGATTAAGAAACTAAAGAAAGTGATTAATGTTTTTACATTTGGTATTTGATGAATTTATTGTATATTAAAACATAAATTCAAATGATAACCACAAGGCGCCCATGGCCTAATGGATAAGGCGCTTGACTTCTAATCAAGCGATTGTGGGTTCGAGTCCCACTGGGCGTGATTGTATttttttcaaacaaaaaatatttttatttacAATTGCCTTGATTTCTCCTTTTCAAGTTTAAACTACTTTGTTGTTTCATAAAATGAATTTCAACTACTATTACCATTTTTATCgtattttttttaaatcttaatCCACAAAATTACCAAATGAAAGAATTATCAAAAAAAATAACATCTTTAATACTTTATCATTTTATGGTATAAATAGATTAtgtttaattattattttattattttcatagATTAATTAGTAAAAAGATTTGAATATATTTTTTAACTAAGAAATTTGTTGTCCTTGACACATTTTTGAGGAGTTTAAAATAATGGTTAAAAGAGGGACATGATGTGAAAATTGATCGTTGAAGAACTGAATAGGGAAGTGAGTTCACCTCAAGGATAATGGAATTGAGAGACAACTTACAACAACTTATACATCTCAATAAAATAGAGTGGCAGAGAGAAAGAACAAAATTATTCTTAACATAGTGAGAAACATTTTATTAGGAATGAGTGTCTCATGTTTATTAGTATATTATCTAAACAGGTGTCCCATGTTTGCAGTAAAAAAATGTCACTTCAGAATGTTGAGAACAATTGTTATGAAGGGGAGAAGATCGAGACAAAAAGGGTTAGAAAATTGAGTTGAGATATGCATATGGATTAAATTAAAGAGATAAAATGTTGATATTATTGTTTTAGACAGAGCTTTATATAGTTATAGTTAGTTATTACTTGCACACCAAATAATTGTTTTACACAACAATCTTAAAATAGAAAAATAACTAAAACTAAAACTAGGTTAGTTGTCCATGGCTAGATGTTAGCAAAACTCTAACATCTTTTAAAATCAACTTGAATTATTCTCGACGTCTCTTTTAATTCAAGATATTTATTCTGGATCGGTTAAAGGCCCAATTGATCAAGATCAAATTCATCTCAAATCAATTTCACTTGATCTAAAGTATAAATCAATTCACATTATAAGATCAAAGGGCAATATCTGATCTCCAATTTCATTacactcattttgaattttgaatcGATTTGAGCGTTGGAGTGTTAGCCATGCAGATCCACCTCACGCCACAGTAAAGGAGATTGGAGCCACCGTCCAAGATCGCCAGTTATTCAACTATCATCATTTATGGTTCCTTCGTGTATCTAGATCATCCATTTTTGGTTCTCGAACGGAACAGTGGCATCGTCTGTGGGAATCGACTTCTGATTCCTACGTTTTCCATAAAAATCGCTTTCGCTTCCTAAGTACCATCAAACAAACTCAAGAGTTCTAGATATGGATTCTTGCGGTTCAGATACAGATCTCTGATTTATCGATTTGCAATCTCCTTAGGTCATTGAATCAAAAGTGAACCAGTCTCTGATTGTTATGTTTTCCATGAATTCTCAATTGCTTTTCATTTCCATTGTCCGCAGATTCCTTTGATCTCATAATCGAGAAATGTTGGGAAATGGATATGGAGGTTAGTCATAGTCGATTCAATTAATAATTATTTCCGCTCATGTTCCTCGGAGTCCATATCTCTGATTCCCTTGAGTACTCCACAGAAAAACAAAGAAAGTGTTCCAAATCCATATCTAGGGTTACGTCGGGGTCTGAAGTCGTTTTCCATGAAGGTCGGGCCGAGGATTCGCAATTCAACGTATGACCTGACTGTGTCCCTAGTTCCCCCCATTGTCGGGGTGACATCAGAAGATACCGTAAGTTCATATTTAACGACATGCATCGATCTAACATAGGGGTGCATCATGGGGGTACCACGGGATTTCCACTTGATGCATCAGGGTCTCCTCAAATTGGATCGCTGAGCAGAGGTCTACCAAGAGTGTTCAAAGAAAGATACCCTTAGTTCTAATTTCCAGGAGAGGGCTCGTTAACCACATTCAACACTAGCTTTGCGTCCCCGTTCCAAAGGAAAGACTAAACGGGCCTGTCATGGAACATTGTATATGTCTGACCATAATCTCGGGTCCGAGGAAAGCGGGGCAGCAAGCCAGATTCGCCGCAGGCGAACACCTAATCTACTTGAGGCAGATACTCACTTCGATGTAGAAAGGAAGTCGAGGAATCTTAACCCCGAGGATCGAAAAGTACCTCGCCAAAGCATTGGGCATAGCAATTCGACGGGTTCAAAATATCAATGGTCGTCTTCAAACTACTCATTGGGGCAGCCAACCCTTCAAACATATAACAACAATTAAGTGCAAGCCAAAATACCTAGGCACCTCATCCAACCAAGGAAGGCACTTTAAAGCGTGAAGTACACTTGGATTCACGTCTAAACACAATAGCTAAATACCCCAGATAGCGCTCATTCATGTCAAAACTGACGATTGAAGGTTATCTACCTCGTCGTTCcattatttatttttaatttttgttgTGCGTTTCTTTCTCCGATTTCAGACTTAATGCATGTTTGCGATTCTGATACGGCTTTAGCACATTCTATTCCCCGTTGCATACCCAATACAAACTTAACACATCTATCTGATTTTGATATGGCTCAAACGTACACCTCACATCTGAGGCCGATTAAATGCACTTATACGTAGATGAAGCACCCCCTCGGATCTAGCCGATCCTAAGGCATAGGTGGTGGATCCTAGAGACATCCACCTCGATCTAAGCAAGCCTCTGAGGGAGGTACATGGATCCTACCTTGGGTTGGGGAACAATCATTTGTGACGCGAAGCACAATATAGAGTACGACTACTTGACATCGACCTTGCCAATCCCATGCCATGTCCTGGGGAACGCATGAAATTCTCTAAACGCGACATAGAAATTAATGTTCTACTATAATAATGATAAATACAACAAGCAATTTTAGCAACTGAAAAATGGTAGCTAACATTATTCAACGCACCAAGTTGCAAAAAGAGGAAAAACTCCATAAGCATTTTCTTTGTTTCAATATGATCAAATGCATTGTTTCCTTTGCAAGGCGGGTAGTTAAGGCTTTCACGCCCAAAGTAGACATCACGCCGTAGTCAATGAACGTCGGTGGTTTGACCTAAATTCTAAAGTAAAAAAGAATTTGTAGAGAAAATGAGCAATCCCATAGTTATAACAATTTGTAAATGAGATAATGTTAAAGTAAAAACTGACACAAAGCTCTAAAGTGAAAAACACTAAAATCATCAA is a window of Lathyrus oleraceus cultivar Zhongwan6 chromosome 6, CAAS_Psat_ZW6_1.0, whole genome shotgun sequence DNA encoding:
- the LOC127094930 gene encoding DNA repair protein XRCC4, whose product is MEEKKQHTCLKLHINGKEEAIFVKGTWFDTHFNLSITDGSTAWYCHASEEELKQRAAQWDQPVSEYVKLSERYLGFQQPGSVYAFADAGDGHKRLSWTFEKGGMTLYWRWKCMQSPDSKKATAEILNFLMDANIRLSEEVVIKTELFEKTKVEAEKCLAQSERIANERVEFESEIYTKFLGVLNSKKAKLRELRDQLSKQDNTDKHPQEEDDAEKTESFDEESDYDKSDEDEGPQTCITSSSKDVVANKPSRRRGSKLL